A window from Pseudonocardia cypriaca encodes these proteins:
- a CDS encoding DUF6350 family protein yields the protein MTRTLAGTDHEPTPDPEPATSGTESGVEGLDRLRLLLAGAMGTVLLSYALLVPAAAVVIFTAGGAVSVDGAFAAAIPLWLAAHQIPLVLEGQPLSVLPLLPTAGVSVVVALGAAWTVRRLGGRSRHDAGAVLVAVAGAHAAVAVLGSALLPRAAEVAVAPWSAMVGGGLVSGLAGAVGVLRVCGLPPDRAARLPGWLRPAMRGTAVALTGLACVGSAVLVAGLAVQAGAVASAYSRLAPGFGSAVGVTFLAIAYLPNAVVSGASWALGPGITVGAATASPFVTSTTAPSSFPLLAALPTGVPPAWALTVFLLPIGVGLLTGIACRRAAPPNHRFSAALATACSTAVVIGLLAFLTGGRLATGPFDPVRLPVELLVPAVLLWVGVPIMLVAVLRPGVEAAPDSAQPSGGDVVEVEDDAPGEATEAADEEQDAANPDLPRADQAEPEAAEDAPEEDRDAGERADAPGSRGARRRRDAGAQRRPDRKVDERAAPRRIPATRRSPDQTERPPRRRWWQRPEAKVEEPPAPVPEQRGPQTVAELVAQRAEEAEDRDAGEHPDRG from the coding sequence GTGACGCGCACCCTCGCCGGCACCGACCACGAACCGACACCCGATCCCGAGCCTGCGACGAGCGGGACGGAGAGCGGGGTCGAGGGCCTCGACCGGCTGCGGCTGCTGCTGGCCGGGGCGATGGGCACCGTCCTGCTCAGCTACGCCCTGCTCGTGCCCGCCGCCGCCGTGGTGATCTTCACGGCGGGTGGCGCCGTCTCGGTCGACGGCGCGTTCGCCGCCGCGATCCCGCTCTGGCTCGCCGCGCACCAGATCCCGCTCGTGCTGGAGGGGCAGCCGCTCAGCGTGCTGCCGCTGCTGCCGACCGCAGGCGTCAGCGTGGTGGTCGCGCTCGGTGCGGCGTGGACGGTGCGCCGCCTGGGCGGCCGGTCCCGCCACGACGCGGGCGCGGTGCTCGTGGCGGTGGCCGGGGCCCACGCCGCGGTCGCGGTACTGGGCAGCGCGCTCCTGCCGCGGGCGGCCGAGGTCGCCGTGGCGCCCTGGTCGGCGATGGTCGGTGGTGGGCTGGTGTCGGGGCTGGCGGGCGCCGTCGGCGTGCTGCGGGTGTGCGGGCTCCCGCCGGATCGGGCGGCCCGGCTGCCCGGCTGGCTGCGTCCGGCGATGCGTGGAACGGCGGTCGCGCTCACCGGGCTCGCCTGCGTCGGATCGGCGGTCCTGGTGGCGGGGCTGGCCGTGCAGGCGGGCGCGGTCGCATCTGCGTACTCCCGGCTGGCTCCCGGCTTCGGGTCAGCGGTCGGTGTCACGTTCCTGGCGATCGCCTACCTGCCCAACGCCGTGGTCAGCGGTGCCAGCTGGGCCCTCGGTCCGGGGATCACGGTCGGCGCCGCGACGGCGTCACCGTTCGTCACGAGCACCACGGCGCCGTCGAGCTTCCCGCTGCTCGCCGCGCTGCCCACCGGTGTGCCGCCCGCGTGGGCGCTCACCGTGTTCCTGCTGCCGATCGGCGTCGGCCTGCTCACCGGCATCGCATGCCGCCGCGCGGCGCCCCCGAATCACCGGTTCTCGGCGGCCCTCGCCACCGCCTGTTCCACCGCGGTCGTGATCGGGCTGCTCGCGTTCCTGACGGGCGGCAGGCTCGCCACGGGCCCCTTCGACCCGGTGCGGCTGCCCGTCGAGCTGCTGGTGCCGGCCGTGCTGCTGTGGGTCGGGGTGCCCATCATGCTGGTCGCGGTGCTGCGGCCGGGTGTGGAAGCCGCGCCGGACAGCGCGCAACCGTCCGGCGGCGACGTGGTGGAGGTGGAGGACGACGCTCCGGGCGAGGCGACCGAGGCCGCCGACGAGGAGCAGGACGCAGCGAACCCCGACCTCCCGCGGGCGGACCAGGCCGAGCCCGAGGCCGCGGAGGATGCGCCTGAGGAAGACCGGGATGCCGGGGAGCGTGCCGATGCGCCGGGGTCCCGGGGCGCCCGCAGGCGGCGCGATGCCGGTGCACAGCGGCGCCCGGACCGGAAGGTCGACGAGCGGGCCGCCCCGCGCCGCATCCCCGCCACCCGCCGCTCGCCGGACCAGACCGAGCGGCCGCCGCGCCGCCGCTGGTGGCAACGACCGGAGGCGAAGGTGGAGGAACCGCCCGCGCCCGTACCGGAGCAGCGCGGTCCGCAGACCGTGGCCGAGCTCGTCGCGCAGCGCGCCGAGGAGGCCGAGGATCGGGACGCGGGCGAGCACCCCGACCGCGGGTAA